One window of Cryobacterium arcticum genomic DNA carries:
- a CDS encoding AI-2E family transporter, translated as MNTSSGKTGWFGRRNGRPRGAARGVVPAVGVAVQPVPTHGAAADVPNGVDENIPTGLRLAGAWSWRLLVIAGAIAVLLFLVVQLRFIVIPLLVAVLVSALLVPLVSFLTRHRWPKGIAVAVALVGTLAVIAGLVTLAVTQIASGSAGLSERFAASYANLTQALATSPLQLSNAEITGYLNQAVTALQADSQIFISGALSLGSSLGHLATGLLLTLFSLLFILIDGAGIWNWIVRIFPRRARAAVAGAGAAGWTTLGNFARVQILVATIDAIGIGAGAAILGVPMAIPIGVLVFLGSFIPIVGAVATGAVAVLIALVFNDWFVALLMLGVVLLVQQIEGHVLQPLIMGTAVKVHPLGVVLVVAAGALLAGIPGALFAVPVAAVLNVMISYIHSGAWRGGVPQAGAPAGSVLWQTVPQRPGFRQPRALPAASNNRGQETRS; from the coding sequence GTGAACACATCGTCGGGAAAGACCGGTTGGTTCGGGCGCCGAAACGGACGCCCGCGTGGGGCTGCACGCGGAGTCGTTCCCGCCGTGGGGGTGGCGGTGCAGCCGGTGCCCACACACGGTGCCGCCGCCGACGTGCCCAACGGGGTCGACGAGAACATCCCAACGGGCCTTCGCCTCGCGGGCGCCTGGTCCTGGCGGTTGCTCGTGATCGCCGGCGCCATCGCCGTGCTGCTCTTCCTGGTGGTCCAGCTGCGCTTCATCGTGATCCCGCTCCTGGTGGCGGTGCTGGTGTCGGCCCTGCTGGTTCCCCTGGTGTCCTTCCTCACCCGGCACCGCTGGCCCAAGGGCATCGCCGTGGCCGTGGCCCTGGTCGGCACCCTCGCCGTGATCGCGGGTCTGGTCACCCTGGCCGTGACGCAGATCGCCTCGGGCTCGGCCGGGCTGAGCGAACGGTTCGCCGCCTCCTACGCGAACCTCACCCAGGCCCTGGCGACCTCACCGCTGCAGCTGAGCAACGCCGAGATCACCGGCTACCTCAACCAGGCCGTCACGGCCCTGCAGGCGGATAGCCAGATCTTCATCAGCGGCGCCCTCTCGCTCGGTTCCTCGCTGGGGCACCTGGCCACGGGCCTGCTGCTGACCCTGTTCAGCCTGCTCTTCATCCTTATCGACGGCGCCGGGATCTGGAACTGGATCGTGCGGATCTTCCCGCGCCGGGCCCGGGCCGCCGTGGCCGGCGCCGGTGCCGCCGGCTGGACCACTCTCGGCAACTTCGCCCGGGTGCAGATCCTGGTGGCCACGATCGACGCCATCGGTATCGGCGCGGGCGCCGCGATCCTCGGAGTGCCCATGGCCATCCCGATCGGGGTCCTGGTCTTCCTCGGCTCGTTCATCCCGATCGTCGGCGCCGTCGCGACGGGCGCCGTCGCGGTGCTCATCGCGCTGGTGTTCAACGACTGGTTCGTCGCACTGCTCATGCTCGGCGTGGTGCTGCTCGTGCAGCAGATCGAGGGGCACGTGCTGCAGCCGCTCATCATGGGAACGGCCGTGAAGGTGCATCCGCTCGGCGTCGTTCTCGTCGTCGCGGCCGGCGCGCTGCTGGCCGGCATCCCCGGCGCCCTGTTCGCGGTGCCCGTGGCGGCCGTGCTGAACGTTATGATCAGCTACATCCATAGCGGCGCCTGGCGCGGGGGAGTGCCCCAGGCCGGCGCACCAGCCGGGTCGGTGCTGTGGCAGACCGTTCCGCAGCGGCCGGGTTTCCGGCAGCCGCGTGCGCTGCCCGCCGCTTCGAACAACCGAGGACAAGAGACCCGTTCATGA
- a CDS encoding ABC transporter ATP-binding protein, with translation MTTPRLTTVPTNTGQTRTGSVVEFTGVTKRYGTHLALTDFDLTLAAGELVALLGPSGSGKTTALRVLAGLESTDAGRILINGDDVSGVATSRRDMGMVFQSYSLFPHLSAGENVEFGLRMRRVPAVERRERAAAALALVGLDAHYDRFAHQLSGGQQQRVALARALVTQPRVLLLDEPLSALDAKVRVGLREQIRRIQTELGITTLFVTHDQDEALAVADRVAVMRDGRLEQVGTPEELYTRPATAFIADFVGLSNRLAGVVRHGFAEVHGITLPLLDPSQADGPVQVFVRPEDLTLAAAGLPGDSLAGTVLLSSFLGSLRRTSVLLEQGGTVVVQHDVRERPEPGERVVVRFSGAPVPVEPDGADTTGARPTPS, from the coding sequence ATGACCACACCCCGCCTGACGACGGTGCCGACCAACACCGGGCAGACCCGCACCGGTTCGGTCGTCGAATTCACCGGGGTGACCAAACGCTACGGCACCCACCTCGCCCTGACCGATTTCGACCTCACCCTCGCGGCCGGCGAACTCGTCGCGCTGCTCGGCCCCAGCGGCAGCGGCAAGACCACGGCCCTGCGGGTGCTGGCCGGGCTGGAGTCGACCGACGCCGGACGCATCCTGATCAACGGCGACGACGTCTCCGGCGTGGCCACCAGCCGGCGCGACATGGGCATGGTGTTCCAGTCCTACTCGCTGTTCCCGCACCTGAGCGCGGGCGAGAACGTCGAGTTCGGCCTGCGGATGCGCCGGGTGCCGGCCGTCGAGCGCCGCGAGCGCGCCGCCGCCGCGCTGGCCCTGGTGGGCCTGGACGCCCACTACGACAGGTTCGCCCACCAGCTCTCCGGCGGTCAGCAGCAGCGGGTGGCCCTGGCCAGGGCGCTCGTCACACAGCCCAGGGTGCTGCTGCTGGACGAACCCCTGTCGGCCCTGGACGCCAAGGTGCGGGTGGGGCTGCGCGAGCAGATCCGGCGCATCCAGACGGAACTGGGCATCACGACGCTCTTCGTGACCCACGACCAGGATGAGGCCCTCGCCGTGGCCGACAGGGTCGCGGTCATGCGTGACGGCAGGCTGGAACAGGTCGGCACGCCGGAGGAGCTCTACACCCGGCCCGCGACAGCGTTCATCGCCGACTTCGTGGGGTTGAGCAACCGGCTCGCCGGCGTGGTGCGGCACGGCTTCGCCGAGGTGCACGGCATCACCCTGCCGCTGCTCGACCCGTCCCAGGCGGATGGCCCGGTGCAGGTCTTCGTGCGGCCGGAAGACCTCACGCTGGCCGCGGCCGGGCTGCCCGGCGACAGCCTCGCCGGCACCGTGCTGCTCTCCAGCTTCCTCGGCTCGTTGCGGCGCACGAGCGTGCTGCTCGAGCAGGGCGGCACCGTCGTCGTGCAGCACGACGTGCGCGAGCGCCCGGAGCCGGGGGAACGGGTGGTCGTGCGCTTCTCCGGCGCCCCGGTGCCGGTCGAGCCGGACGGTGCCGACACGACCGGTGCGAGGCCGACGCCGTCTTAG
- a CDS encoding ABC transporter permease, whose product MSRRDGRGLNTAGGVAHAPTRLMRTVILVSVGLVFAIPILAMVEFTLRRGLAGGYDLHRWTDLFQGGLTGAYRPVLAALGNSLGLAVGTVAIVLVLLVPTMLLVHIRFPQLRRVLEIICILPISIPAIVLVVGLAPVFSVVARLAGSGVWTLAFAYGITVLPFAYRAIQANLDGVDVRTLSEAARTLGAGWASVLLRVLVPNLRRGILAGSFIAVAVVLGEFTIASLLSRVNLQTALVVVGKNDPYSAVILSLLALLAAFVLLLAIGRLGSERRRSTAAPAPTPLTRSGDTP is encoded by the coding sequence ATGAGTCGGCGGGACGGGCGGGGCCTGAACACGGCCGGCGGGGTGGCGCACGCGCCCACCCGGCTCATGCGCACCGTGATCCTCGTCTCCGTCGGCCTGGTCTTCGCCATCCCCATCCTCGCCATGGTCGAGTTCACCCTCCGCCGGGGCCTTGCGGGCGGCTACGACCTGCACCGCTGGACGGACCTGTTCCAGGGCGGCCTCACCGGCGCGTACCGCCCCGTGCTGGCCGCGCTCGGCAACTCCCTCGGCCTGGCCGTGGGCACCGTGGCCATCGTGCTCGTGCTGCTGGTGCCGACCATGCTGCTCGTGCACATCCGGTTCCCCCAGCTGCGCCGAGTGCTGGAGATCATCTGCATCCTGCCGATCTCCATCCCGGCCATCGTTCTCGTCGTGGGCCTCGCCCCGGTCTTCTCGGTCGTGGCCCGGCTCGCCGGTAGCGGCGTCTGGACGCTGGCGTTCGCCTACGGCATCACGGTGCTGCCGTTCGCGTACCGGGCCATCCAGGCCAACCTCGACGGCGTCGACGTGCGCACGCTCAGCGAAGCGGCGCGCACCCTCGGCGCCGGCTGGGCCAGCGTGCTGCTGCGGGTTCTGGTGCCGAACCTCCGCCGCGGCATCCTGGCCGGGTCGTTCATCGCCGTGGCCGTGGTGCTGGGCGAATTCACCATCGCATCGCTGCTCAGCCGGGTGAACCTGCAGACCGCACTCGTTGTGGTCGGCAAGAACGATCCGTACAGCGCCGTGATCCTCTCGCTCCTGGCACTGCTGGCGGCCTTCGTGCTGCTGCTGGCCATCGGCCGGCTCGGCAGCGAGCGACGCCGGAGCACGGCCGCGCCCGCCCCGACACCACTCACCCGAAGCGGAGACACCCCATGA
- a CDS encoding ABC transporter permease, with amino-acid sequence MRSRPFRTPPWCPRPPRARPQRRFSARSGQRLSSRFRAPAAALGLLPFAVYVLLFLALPTLIAVVTGFIGADGGFTLDTLAALGNPIVLNAFGSSVWLSALTAVIGAVLGALVCYALLGARPDGALRSTVDSLSSVIAQFGGAMLAFAFTATIGIQGMVTVLLRDTFGIDIFADGVWLYELPGLVLPYIYFQVPLMVITFMPALASLKVTWAEANATLGGTARSYWLRIALPVLAPSFLGSLLLLFANAFSSYATAATLISQGAQIVPLQIRSALTSETMLGRENLAGALALGMIIVMSVVMTGYARLASRAARWQR; translated from the coding sequence ATGCGCTCCCGACCGTTCCGGACACCACCGTGGTGCCCACGGCCGCCCAGAGCGAGGCCGCAGCGACGCTTCTCGGCGAGAAGTGGGCAGCGGCTGTCCAGTAGGTTCCGTGCACCGGCAGCAGCCCTCGGGCTGCTGCCGTTCGCGGTGTATGTGCTGCTCTTCCTCGCGCTGCCGACCCTGATCGCGGTCGTCACCGGGTTCATCGGCGCCGACGGCGGCTTCACGCTCGACACCCTCGCGGCACTCGGCAACCCGATCGTGCTCAACGCCTTCGGCAGCTCGGTCTGGTTGTCCGCGCTCACCGCCGTGATCGGTGCGGTGCTGGGCGCGCTCGTCTGTTACGCGCTGCTCGGCGCCCGCCCGGACGGCGCGCTGCGCTCCACCGTCGATTCGCTCAGCAGCGTGATCGCCCAGTTCGGTGGCGCGATGCTGGCCTTCGCGTTCACCGCGACCATCGGCATCCAGGGCATGGTCACCGTGCTGCTGCGCGACACGTTCGGCATCGACATCTTCGCGGATGGAGTGTGGCTGTACGAACTGCCCGGCCTGGTGCTGCCCTACATCTACTTCCAGGTGCCCCTCATGGTGATCACGTTCATGCCCGCGCTCGCGTCGCTCAAGGTGACCTGGGCGGAAGCCAACGCCACACTCGGCGGCACGGCACGCAGCTACTGGCTCCGGATCGCGCTGCCGGTGCTCGCACCGTCGTTCCTGGGCAGCCTGCTGCTCCTGTTCGCCAACGCGTTCTCCTCGTACGCGACGGCAGCCACCCTGATCAGCCAGGGCGCGCAGATCGTCCCGCTGCAGATCCGCTCGGCGTTGACGAGCGAAACGATGCTCGGCCGGGAGAACCTGGCCGGGGCCCTGGCGCTCGGAATGATCATCGTCATGAGCGTCGTCATGACCGGTTACGCACGGCTGGCGTCCCGCGCGGCCCGGTGGCAGCGATGA
- a CDS encoding ABC transporter substrate-binding protein has translation MLTTRTLAATIAATAIVALTLTGCASGTAEATGTDGSVDAATATSVSAFGDLAALEDAANAEGALNVIALPRDWANYGAVLDLFAEKYPDITITESAPDGSSAEEIQAAQNLAGQDTAPDVFDLGLAVALANTDQFAPYQVATWSDIPDALKEESGLYVGDYGGYMAVGYDPDSVPAPTKLSDLLGADYKGKVAINGDPTQAGAAFAAVGMAAVQNKGSVDDFQAGIDFFGDLNAAGNLVKIDPTPATIASGETPVVFDWDYLNVGYGTQLAGERNWEVVVFPGTGYAGYYNQAINKDAPHPAAARLWQEFLYSDDAQNLWLAGGARPARADAMADAGTIDTKLFDALPTVPDTTVVPTAAQSEAAATLLGEKWAAAVQ, from the coding sequence GTGCTTACCACCCGAACCCTGGCCGCCACCATCGCGGCGACCGCCATCGTCGCCCTCACCCTCACCGGCTGCGCGAGCGGCACGGCCGAGGCGACTGGCACCGACGGCTCCGTCGACGCCGCCACCGCGACGAGCGTCTCCGCCTTCGGCGACCTGGCCGCCCTCGAGGACGCTGCCAACGCCGAGGGCGCCCTGAACGTCATCGCCCTGCCGCGGGACTGGGCCAACTACGGCGCGGTCCTCGACCTCTTCGCCGAGAAGTACCCCGACATCACCATCACCGAGTCCGCCCCCGACGGCTCCAGCGCCGAGGAGATCCAGGCGGCCCAGAACCTGGCCGGCCAGGACACCGCCCCCGACGTCTTCGACCTCGGCCTGGCCGTCGCCCTGGCGAACACCGACCAGTTCGCGCCCTACCAGGTGGCCACCTGGTCGGACATCCCCGACGCCCTCAAGGAGGAAAGCGGCCTGTACGTGGGCGACTACGGCGGATACATGGCCGTGGGCTACGACCCCGACTCCGTTCCGGCGCCCACCAAGCTCAGCGACCTGCTCGGTGCGGACTACAAGGGAAAGGTCGCCATCAACGGCGACCCCACCCAGGCCGGTGCGGCCTTCGCCGCCGTCGGCATGGCCGCCGTGCAGAACAAGGGTTCGGTGGACGACTTCCAGGCCGGCATCGACTTCTTCGGCGACCTCAACGCGGCCGGCAACCTCGTGAAGATCGACCCGACCCCCGCCACCATCGCGTCGGGCGAAACCCCCGTCGTCTTCGACTGGGACTACCTCAACGTGGGCTACGGCACCCAGCTGGCCGGTGAGCGCAACTGGGAGGTCGTGGTCTTCCCCGGCACCGGATACGCCGGCTACTACAACCAGGCGATCAACAAGGATGCGCCGCACCCGGCCGCCGCGCGTCTCTGGCAGGAATTCCTCTACAGCGACGACGCCCAGAACCTGTGGCTCGCCGGCGGCGCCCGCCCGGCCCGCGCCGATGCCATGGCCGACGCCGGAACCATCGACACGAAGCTCTTCGATGCGCTCCCGACCGTTCCGGACACCACCGTGGTGCCCACGGCCGCCCAGAGCGAGGCCGCAGCGACGCTTCTCGGCGAGAAGTGGGCAGCGGCTGTCCAGTAG
- a CDS encoding winged helix-turn-helix domain-containing protein, whose product MLQTISPALARRVALAAQGFGKPAPAAVGIRQLGALVERLGLLQIDSVNVFERSHYVPAFSRLGPYDKAQLDRLSAGAAPRLTEYWVHEASLIPVDDWPLFRWRMQAYREKAAADDAHWSRDNAPMLAWLLGELAANGPMRASAIEHDANTRTGPWWGWSDVKIGLETLFRWGDVVSGGRERFERVYALPERVFSTALLDREVSAADAHRSLVAQAARAHGIGTVSDLADYFRLRTEPTRAAIAELEDAGELIAVQVPGWGRGGTPGAAWLHRDARLPRRMDAAAVLSPFDPVVWERARALRLFGFHYRIEIYTPKEQRKFGYYVLPVLLGDTVVGRVDLKNDRQAGVLRVQASWAEPGAPADTAARLAEVLRSTAAWQGLAEIEVVPRGTLAAGLAAELA is encoded by the coding sequence GTGCTCCAGACGATCTCCCCCGCTCTCGCCCGCCGTGTGGCCCTCGCCGCCCAGGGCTTCGGCAAGCCGGCTCCGGCCGCCGTCGGCATCCGTCAGCTCGGCGCCCTCGTGGAGCGCCTCGGCCTGCTGCAAATCGACTCGGTCAACGTCTTCGAGCGCAGCCATTACGTGCCCGCGTTCAGCCGGCTCGGCCCGTACGACAAGGCTCAGCTCGACAGGCTGAGCGCCGGCGCCGCGCCCCGGCTCACCGAGTACTGGGTGCACGAGGCTTCGCTGATCCCGGTCGACGACTGGCCGCTGTTCCGTTGGCGGATGCAGGCCTACCGGGAGAAGGCGGCCGCGGACGATGCGCACTGGTCGCGGGACAACGCCCCGATGCTGGCCTGGCTGCTGGGCGAGCTGGCGGCGAACGGCCCCATGCGCGCCAGCGCCATCGAGCACGACGCCAACACCCGCACCGGGCCCTGGTGGGGCTGGTCCGATGTGAAGATCGGCCTGGAGACGCTGTTTCGCTGGGGTGACGTCGTCAGCGGCGGCCGGGAGCGGTTCGAGCGGGTCTACGCGCTGCCCGAGCGGGTCTTCAGTACGGCCCTTCTGGATCGTGAGGTCTCCGCAGCCGACGCGCACCGCTCCCTCGTGGCACAGGCCGCCCGGGCGCACGGCATCGGCACGGTGAGCGACCTGGCCGACTACTTCCGGCTGCGCACCGAACCCACCCGTGCGGCCATCGCCGAGCTCGAGGACGCCGGGGAGCTCATTGCCGTGCAGGTTCCCGGCTGGGGCCGCGGTGGGACCCCGGGCGCCGCCTGGCTGCACCGGGATGCCCGGCTGCCGCGCCGGATGGACGCCGCGGCCGTGCTGAGCCCGTTCGATCCCGTGGTGTGGGAACGCGCGAGGGCCCTGCGGCTGTTCGGCTTCCACTACCGGATCGAGATCTACACGCCCAAGGAGCAGCGGAAGTTCGGCTACTACGTGCTGCCGGTGCTGCTGGGTGACACCGTGGTGGGCCGGGTGGACCTCAAGAACGACCGGCAGGCCGGCGTGCTGCGCGTACAGGCCAGTTGGGCGGAGCCGGGAGCCCCGGCCGACACCGCCGCCCGCCTGGCCGAGGTGCTGCGGAGCACCGCGGCCTGGCAGGGCCTGGCCGAGATCGAGGTGGTGCCACGCGGCACCCTGGCGGCCGGGCTGGCCGCCGAGCTGGCCTAG
- a CDS encoding M48 family metalloprotease, translated as MYSAIARNKRNTVFIIVLFLVIITGLGWLANAVYGNGGYGILILTIVVAGGYALVQYFAAGRQAISMSGGIRVNSVTDHPRLWRIVENLSITTGTPMPEVYIINDPAPNAFATGRDPQHAIVAATTGLLDIMDDAELEGVMAHEIGHVRNYDIRVSMIVFGLVVAVGFISDMFLRMAFFGRNNNSNGNPVVLVFGLVAMIVAPLIASIVQLAVSRQREYLADATGALTTRQPDALASALAKLGEYGRPMRKQNTSMAHLWIADPLKPGVMDKLFATHPPLNERIERLHAMGSKF; from the coding sequence ATGTATAGCGCGATCGCGCGGAACAAGCGCAACACCGTCTTCATCATCGTGCTCTTCCTGGTGATCATCACCGGGCTCGGCTGGCTCGCGAACGCCGTGTACGGCAACGGCGGCTACGGCATCCTGATCCTGACGATCGTGGTCGCCGGCGGCTACGCCCTGGTGCAGTACTTCGCCGCCGGTCGGCAGGCCATCTCGATGAGCGGCGGCATCCGGGTGAACAGCGTCACCGACCACCCCCGGCTCTGGCGCATCGTGGAGAACCTGTCGATCACCACCGGCACGCCGATGCCCGAGGTGTACATCATCAACGACCCGGCGCCCAACGCCTTCGCCACCGGGCGGGACCCGCAGCACGCGATCGTGGCCGCGACCACGGGTCTGCTCGACATCATGGACGACGCCGAACTCGAGGGCGTCATGGCCCACGAGATCGGGCACGTGCGCAACTACGACATCCGCGTGTCGATGATCGTCTTCGGCCTGGTCGTCGCCGTGGGCTTCATCTCCGACATGTTCCTGCGGATGGCGTTCTTCGGCCGCAACAACAACAGCAACGGCAACCCCGTGGTGCTGGTGTTCGGGCTGGTCGCCATGATCGTGGCCCCGCTGATCGCGTCGATCGTGCAGCTGGCCGTCTCCCGGCAGCGCGAATACCTGGCGGATGCCACGGGCGCGCTCACCACCCGGCAGCCGGATGCGCTCGCCAGCGCCCTCGCCAAGCTCGGCGAGTACGGCCGGCCGATGCGCAAGCAGAACACCTCGATGGCGCACCTGTGGATCGCCGACCCGCTCAAGCCCGGCGTGATGGACAAGCTCTTCGCCACCCACCCGCCGCTGAACGAGCGCATCGAGCGTCTGCACGCTATGGGCAGCAAGTTCTGA
- a CDS encoding LemA family protein — translation MEWLIPVLIVVVLVVIAGIYLWATYNSLITLKVRVDEAWSDITVQLKRRADLIPNLIETVKGYAAHEKSVFENVTKARAETLSAQGPVDAAAAENHMQTALKSIFAVAEAYPQLQASQNYLQLQGELVDTEDKIQASRRFYNGGVRELNTKIQVFPNHLFAKNLGFTQREFFEVSDSAAIAEPPRVQF, via the coding sequence ATGGAATGGCTCATTCCGGTCCTCATCGTTGTCGTACTCGTGGTCATCGCGGGTATCTACCTGTGGGCCACCTACAACTCGCTCATCACGCTCAAGGTGCGGGTGGACGAAGCGTGGAGCGACATCACCGTGCAGCTCAAGCGTCGTGCCGACCTGATCCCCAACCTGATCGAAACGGTCAAGGGGTATGCGGCGCACGAGAAGTCCGTCTTCGAGAACGTGACGAAGGCCCGCGCCGAGACGCTGTCCGCGCAGGGCCCGGTCGACGCCGCCGCAGCCGAGAACCACATGCAGACCGCCCTGAAGAGCATCTTCGCGGTGGCCGAGGCCTACCCGCAGCTGCAGGCCAGCCAGAACTACCTCCAGCTCCAGGGCGAACTGGTCGACACCGAGGACAAGATCCAGGCCTCCCGCCGGTTCTACAACGGCGGCGTGCGCGAGCTGAACACGAAGATCCAGGTCTTCCCGAACCACCTGTTCGCGAAGAACCTCGGCTTCACCCAGCGTGAGTTCTTCGAGGTCAGCGACTCGGCTGCCATCGCCGAGCCGCCCCGCGTCCAGTTCTAG
- a CDS encoding ABC transporter ATP-binding protein — protein MEQSERPAAIEVRGLRTRRGSKPVLRGLDVTIPAGLVVGLIGPSGSGKTTLMRAIVGVQIVQSGTVTVLGRPAGTATLRRRVGYVTQDASVYDDLTVRQNLDYFRAVLGAGRGDVARVIEATDLGATSSQLAGSLSGGQRSRVSLAVALLGSPELLVLDEPTVGLDPVLRRDLWELFHRLAAAGTSLLVSSHVMDEAARCDRLLLMRDGALLADDTPAGLLTATATTDIEAAFLALIQRGERS, from the coding sequence ATGGAGCAGTCGGAACGCCCAGCGGCGATCGAGGTGCGCGGGCTTCGCACCCGACGGGGCTCAAAGCCGGTCCTGCGTGGCCTGGACGTCACCATCCCGGCCGGCCTGGTGGTGGGTCTGATCGGCCCGAGCGGGTCGGGCAAGACCACGCTGATGCGGGCCATCGTGGGGGTGCAGATCGTGCAGTCCGGCACCGTGACCGTGCTCGGCCGACCGGCCGGCACCGCGACCCTGCGCCGCCGGGTGGGCTACGTGACCCAGGACGCGAGTGTCTACGACGACCTCACGGTGCGGCAGAACCTGGACTACTTCCGGGCCGTGCTGGGCGCGGGCCGGGGCGACGTGGCCCGGGTCATCGAAGCGACGGACCTGGGCGCGACCTCCAGCCAGCTGGCCGGGTCGCTCTCCGGCGGACAGCGCAGCCGGGTGTCCCTCGCGGTGGCGCTGCTCGGCTCGCCCGAGCTCCTGGTGCTCGACGAACCCACGGTGGGCCTGGACCCGGTGCTCCGCCGCGACCTGTGGGAGCTGTTCCACCGGCTCGCCGCCGCCGGCACGAGCCTGTTGGTGTCCAGCCATGTGATGGACGAGGCCGCCCGGTGCGACCGGCTGCTGCTGATGCGGGACGGCGCGCTCCTGGCCGACGACACCCCGGCCGGGCTGCTCACCGCCACGGCGACCACCGACATCGAGGCGGCCTTCCTGGCCCTGATCCAGCGCGGGGAACGGTCATGA
- a CDS encoding ABC transporter permease has translation MTPSRTLATAGRVLTQIRHDPRTIVLLLVVPSLLIGLVAWIFSDTPVFESVGPAMIALFPFIVMFLVTSITTLRERRTGTLERLLSMPLGRGDFIVGYALAFGLLAVLQSSIAGLYAVLVCGLTISGSIWLLLLVAVADAVLGTTLGLLASAFARTEFQVVQFMPVLVFPQILLGGIFLPRDQLPDVLQAIGDALPLSHAIDALEAVASGSEDTGHVLGELLVILAWIVGAVVLGSVTLRRRTP, from the coding sequence ATGACGCCGTCCCGCACCCTCGCGACCGCCGGCCGGGTGCTCACCCAGATCCGGCACGATCCGCGCACCATCGTGCTGCTGCTGGTGGTGCCGAGCCTGTTGATCGGCCTGGTGGCCTGGATCTTCTCGGACACCCCGGTGTTCGAGTCCGTCGGGCCGGCCATGATCGCGCTGTTCCCGTTCATCGTGATGTTCCTGGTCACCAGCATCACCACCCTGCGGGAACGGCGCACCGGCACGCTGGAGCGGCTGCTGTCGATGCCGCTCGGCCGCGGCGACTTCATCGTGGGGTACGCGCTGGCCTTCGGGCTGCTCGCGGTGCTGCAGTCGAGCATCGCGGGCCTCTACGCCGTGCTGGTGTGCGGGCTGACCATCTCGGGGTCGATCTGGTTGCTGCTGCTCGTCGCCGTGGCGGATGCCGTGCTGGGCACGACCCTGGGCCTGCTGGCCAGCGCGTTCGCGCGCACCGAGTTCCAGGTGGTGCAGTTCATGCCGGTGCTGGTGTTCCCGCAGATCCTGCTCGGCGGGATCTTCCTGCCGCGCGACCAGCTGCCGGATGTGCTGCAGGCGATCGGCGACGCCCTGCCGCTCTCGCACGCCATCGACGCGCTCGAGGCCGTGGCCTCCGGCAGCGAGGACACCGGCCATGTGCTCGGCGAACTGCTCGTGATCCTGGCCTGGATCGTCGGCGCGGTAGTGCTGGGCTCGGTCACCCTGCGCCGCCGCACCCCCTAG